A single region of the Podospora pseudopauciseta strain CBS 411.78 chromosome 1, whole genome shotgun sequence genome encodes:
- a CDS encoding hypothetical protein (COG:S; EggNog:ENOG503P2KH) produces the protein MTEMDIDTGDDLLTKVALDGSMDYSAWPALLPELVARIEKIAITEFPIPRLPPSRAPVRPPSPRLIPPIPSSEPTELAVDSVPSSQETNKENSSPTAARPSAPAPPSTASPPAPEARAEPPATPDTLPKPVQDMLDEITSVLKENFTENPPHTIQRLSELMLRPRQHYKSVIAWLHALDRVVHVTSGANIYPLPAAIPDMSGMGMSVNGSAGATSGVASTVGTDEALGGALLTPIPWLTSRVNGGPGSDTGSETGGSSPLSASGITGGPGADPSQHLQLQQRQLQQRQAHQLDGRVRTESTETIEGPNGMGRIETVSISVNGIPSTGAGGVGAVLAQRGVTQGELLRQEQRAGVVPISQLARQQQAQQQAQAQAQAQAQAQANGSPDEDSAMSSDPEDEEEIPHARGPEEIGAEDTGPLPAGTGKFTVGTAALAIGESRGINVEAAVGRPPDQTGLPGSKASDSNKEEAVVPQSPKREATDELEGGGAVKKVKEDKEEGDKKDEEEVKKDAEGDLVLPDSAPPASETEHVGDEKKNTAGRQVGDSAESSSSPKTEKGDEEKNTQDSGGDISSA, from the exons ATGACTGAGATGGATATTGATACTGGCGATGACCTCCTCACAAAGGTCGCGCTGGATGGGTCCATGGACTA CTCTGCCTGGCCTGCTCTGCTGCCAGAACTGGTTGCGCGCATCGAGAAG ATTGCCATCACCGAATTTCCTATCCCCAGACTGCCTCCTTCCAGAGCGCCTGTGCGACCACCGTCCCCTCGTCTGATTCCCCCGATACCCTCGTCCGAGCCGACCGAACTAGCTGTCGACTCGGTGCCTTCTTCGCAAGAAACCAACAAGGAgaactcctcccccacagcCGCGAGGCCATCTGCCCCGGCGCCTCCGTCCACAGCGTCCCCGCCGGCGCCCGAAGCCCGAGCTGAGCCGCCAGCAACGCCCGACACACTTCCCAAACCAGTCCAAGATATGCTCGATGAGATCACTTCGGTGTTGAAAGAGAACTTCACCGAAAACCCACCTCATACGATTCAGCGCCTATCTGAGCTTATGCTTCGCCCACGACAGCACTACAAGAGTGTAATAGCATGGCTCCACGCGCTTGATCGTGTGGTTCATGTCACCAGCGGCGCAAATATTTACCCCTTACCTGCGGCGATACCAGACATGAGCGGCATGGGTATGTCCGTTAACGGGAGCGCTGGAGCAACCTCGGGCGTAGCAAGTACGGTTGGCACGGACGAAGCGTTGGGAGGCGCACTGTTAACACCTATTCCGTGGTTAACCAGCAGAGTGAACGGTGGGCCTGGCAGCGACACCGGGAGCGAAACTGGTGGCTCGTCTCCTCTGTCCGCTAGTGGTATCACAGGAGGACCAGGGGCTGATCCCTCTCAACACCTGCAGCTTCAACAGCGCCAGTTACAACAGCGACAAGCACACCAACTCGACGGCAGGGTGCGCACAGAGAGTACCGAGACGATCGAAGGGCCCAATGGAATGGGAAGAATCGAGACGGTGTCCATTTCAGTCAATGGTATTCCCTCTACAGGCGccggtggtgtgggtgcAGTTCTCGCCCAGAGGGGCGTCACACAGGGCGAGCTCTTGAGGCAGGAGCAGCGCGCCGGCGTGGTCCCCATCAGCCAATTAGcaagacagcagcaagcaCAACAGCAAGCGCAGGCTCAAGCACAGGCTCAggcccaagcccaagccaaCGGCTCGCCTGACGAGGATTCAGCCATGAGCTCAGACCctgaggatgaagaagagattCCCCACGCCAGGGGTCCGGAGGAGATAGGGGCGGAGGATACTGGCCCCTTACCAGCTGGCACTGGGAAATTTACTGTGGGGACAGCGGCCCTCGCTATCGGAGAATCCAGAGGCATCAACGTGGAGGCTGCCGTGGGACGGCCACCCGACCAAACAGGCCTGCCGGGATCGAAGGCTAGTGATAGTAACAAGGAGGAAGCTGTTGTTCCCCAGAGCCCAAAGCGAGAAGCAACCGATGAGTTGGAAGGCGGTGGAGCTGTTAAGAAAGtcaaggaggacaaggaggagggggacaagaaagacgaagaggaagtCAAGAAGGATGCGGAGGGAGACTTGGTTCTACCAGACTCTGCCCCTCCGGCTTCTGAGACTGAACATGTTGGGGATGAAAAGAAGAATACGGCTGGGAGGCAAGTGGGCGATAGTGCGGAGAGTTCGAGTTCCCCCAAGACGGAAAAAggggacgaggagaagaataCCCAGGATAGTGGAGGTGATATCAGCAGTGCCTAG